A genomic window from Shewanella vesiculosa includes:
- the argA gene encoding amino-acid N-acetyltransferase, giving the protein MRTTELVDGFRHSAPYVNAHRGKTFVVMLGGEALAHPQFRGILNDVALLHSLGIEVVLVYGARPQIDAGLKAAGIEPAYHNGIRITDDETLKIIKQVAGATQFDITARLSMSLGNTPMQNAQINLVSGNFVIAQPLGVDDGVDFCLSGKVRRIDAQGLRRQLDNNGIVLMGPIAASVTGESFNLTAEEVATQVAIKLKADKIIGFSDSHGILGANGEVIAELMPDDIEEMLKTMSEDDHTSVGTIAFLKASVEACRRGVPRCHLVSYLEDGALLQELFSREGIGTQIVTQSAERLRRATISDIGGILNLIRPLEEQGILVRRSREQLEMEIEQFMLVERDNLVIGCAALYPFEEDNAGEFACLVVHPDYRDADRGSLLLNNIIGQARVRGYSRLFALTTRSIHWFLEHGFSIVDVEELPNKKKQLYNYQRRSKILALDL; this is encoded by the coding sequence GTGAGAACCACTGAATTAGTTGATGGATTTCGTCATTCTGCTCCTTATGTTAATGCGCATAGAGGTAAAACTTTTGTCGTCATGTTGGGTGGCGAAGCATTAGCGCATCCACAATTCCGCGGTATTTTGAATGATGTGGCTTTGTTGCACTCGCTTGGGATTGAAGTGGTATTAGTCTATGGTGCAAGACCACAGATAGATGCCGGCTTAAAGGCTGCTGGAATTGAGCCTGCATACCATAATGGTATTCGTATTACTGATGATGAAACTTTAAAGATTATCAAGCAGGTTGCGGGGGCGACTCAATTTGATATTACCGCTAGGCTGTCGATGAGCTTAGGTAATACGCCAATGCAGAATGCACAAATTAACTTAGTCAGTGGTAATTTTGTTATTGCGCAACCGCTGGGTGTTGATGACGGTGTCGACTTTTGTTTAAGTGGCAAAGTACGTCGTATTGATGCACAAGGGTTACGCCGCCAATTAGATAACAACGGTATTGTATTAATGGGGCCGATTGCGGCTTCTGTTACTGGTGAAAGCTTTAACCTGACCGCTGAAGAGGTGGCGACCCAAGTCGCGATTAAGTTAAAGGCCGATAAGATTATTGGTTTTAGTGATAGCCACGGTATTTTAGGCGCAAATGGCGAAGTGATTGCCGAACTTATGCCAGATGATATCGAAGAAATGCTCAAGACAATGTCTGAGGATGATCATACTTCAGTGGGGACTATCGCTTTCTTAAAAGCCAGTGTTGAAGCGTGCCGCCGAGGCGTACCACGTTGTCATTTAGTGAGTTATTTAGAAGATGGCGCCTTGTTACAAGAGTTATTCTCGCGCGAAGGCATAGGTACGCAAATTGTTACTCAAAGTGCTGAGCGTTTACGCCGCGCAACCATTAGCGACATCGGTGGCATTTTAAACCTGATTCGACCTTTAGAAGAGCAAGGTATCTTGGTACGTCGCTCTCGTGAGCAACTTGAAATGGAAATAGAGCAATTTATGCTTGTTGAGCGTGACAATTTAGTCATCGGCTGTGCGGCATTGTATCCATTTGAAGAAGATAATGCCGGTGAGTTTGCCTGTCTTGTGGTGCACCCTGATTATCGTGATGCAGACCGTGGTAGCTTGTTACTCAATAATATTATTGGTCAGGCACGCGTACGCGGTTATTCCCGTTTATTTGCGTTAACCACTCGCAGCATTCATTGGTTTTTAGAGCATGGTTTTAGTATTGTCGATGTTGAAGAACTGCCGAACAAGAAAAAGCAGCTTTATAACTATCAGCGTCGATCGAAGATCCTTGCTTTAGATTTATAG
- the rarD gene encoding EamA family transporter RarD: MPDLEYRKGVLLAVCAYTIWGVAPLYFKLLHHVPATEILMHRVIWSFIFMIIMMQFIGGFGRLRLILKQPKQLLVLFVTSVLIAANWLIFIWAVNNDHMLDASLGYFINPLFNVLLGMVFLGERLRKLQWVAVSLASIGVLVQLISFGSIPLLSLALAASFGFYGLLRKKVNIDAKSGLLVETAILLPIALGYLFITLDSSTTSMLANTLDLNLLLVAAGIITTIPLLCFAGAAIRIPFSILGFFQYIGPSIMFILAVKLFNEPFDIEKGITFGFIWGALIIFIGDMLLQRQRRNTVAKAQA, encoded by the coding sequence ATGCCTGATTTAGAATACCGTAAAGGAGTGTTACTGGCAGTTTGCGCTTACACCATTTGGGGTGTCGCACCACTGTATTTTAAACTTTTACATCATGTCCCCGCGACAGAAATATTAATGCACCGTGTAATTTGGTCATTCATTTTTATGATTATCATGATGCAGTTTATTGGTGGTTTTGGCCGTCTACGCCTGATACTCAAACAACCTAAACAACTTTTAGTACTGTTTGTCACTTCAGTGCTAATTGCAGCTAATTGGCTTATTTTTATCTGGGCGGTCAATAATGACCATATGCTTGATGCCAGTTTGGGATATTTTATCAATCCGCTTTTTAACGTATTGCTTGGTATGGTATTTTTAGGTGAACGTCTGCGTAAATTACAATGGGTTGCAGTCAGTTTAGCCAGTATTGGCGTACTGGTTCAATTAATATCTTTTGGATCAATTCCATTGCTATCATTGGCATTGGCTGCCAGCTTCGGCTTTTATGGTTTATTACGAAAAAAAGTAAATATCGATGCTAAATCAGGATTATTGGTCGAAACAGCCATCTTATTACCTATCGCCCTCGGTTATCTATTCATCACTTTAGACAGCTCGACAACAAGCATGCTGGCCAACACTCTCGACCTCAATTTACTTTTAGTCGCTGCCGGCATTATTACCACTATCCCATTACTATGTTTTGCTGGAGCGGCGATCAGAATTCCCTTTTCAATTTTGGGTTTCTTTCAATATATTGGCCCCAGCATCATGTTTATCTTGGCGGTGAAATTATTTAATGAACCGTTTGATATTGAGAAAGGTATTACATTTGGCTTTATTTGGGGTGCATTGATTATCTTTATCGGCGATATGCTACTGCAACGTCAACGACGCAATACTGTAGCAAAAGCCCAAGCATAA
- a CDS encoding thioesterase family protein, producing the protein MTTSIQTQALQQVADIFDQHVPFHNLLGLDIKHYDINGVEVVIKMKPELIGNIHQNILHGGVTATLLDVVGGLTVFAALVASKEDWTLEELQQRLTTLGTIDMRVDFLRPGRGEVFTGTGAVIRSGNRVSVCRMELHNEQGVHIAFGTGTYMVG; encoded by the coding sequence ATGACCACCTCTATTCAAACTCAGGCTTTACAGCAAGTTGCTGATATTTTTGATCAACATGTCCCATTTCATAATCTACTCGGGTTAGACATTAAACATTACGACATCAATGGGGTTGAAGTCGTAATAAAAATGAAGCCCGAGCTAATTGGTAATATTCATCAAAACATTCTTCATGGTGGGGTTACTGCAACATTGCTTGATGTTGTCGGCGGGCTAACAGTATTTGCGGCTCTAGTAGCGAGTAAAGAGGATTGGACTCTTGAAGAACTGCAACAACGTTTAACCACCTTAGGTACCATAGATATGCGAGTCGACTTTTTACGTCCAGGTCGCGGTGAAGTCTTCACTGGTACTGGAGCGGTTATCCGTTCAGGTAACCGAGTATCGGTATGTCGGATGGAATTACATAATGAGCAAGGAGTTCATATCGCCTTTGGCACTGGTACTTATATGGTGGGATAA